In Ctenopharyngodon idella isolate HZGC_01 chromosome 20, HZGC01, whole genome shotgun sequence, the following proteins share a genomic window:
- the mia3 gene encoding transport and Golgi organization protein 1 homolog isoform X9 has product MAARNAYFYYVFTLVLYACFHRSSADRRFSDLKRCADDECSMLLGRGKAAKDFTGPDCRFLSFKKGETIYVYYKLSGQRSDLWAGSVGNHFGYFPKDYLNINHVYTEKELEVPTEETDFVCFETGLDKFESYDIDVLLGSTLLIESENSTEESKEPAQNEDESQLPSETEAESAELLESETVDSESTSLLESESVDSESTLLLESETVDSESTSLLESESVDSESTSLLESESVDSESASLLEAESVGSKSTSPVESKSVDSESTLPVESESVDSESTLPVESKSVNSESTLPAESKSVSSESTLPVESKSVSSESTLPVESKSVRSESTLPVESESVDSESTLPVESKSVDSESTLPVESKSVSSESTLPVESKSVRSESTLPVESESVDSESTLPVESKSVDSESTLPVESKLVDSESPSPLESESVDSKSTSPLESESVDSESTLPIESKSVNSDSVKSPEIETLHSKSTEEDSDILISDIFQPKTDSLKPTLETKDAVKEEMEDISISQDADVILEDVETEPSDSDALDTDYSELLHNQSDSDFEPRERSQLPLETQTAGLDAVHEEPAKTELNDKDIPLQTPEKTLEDENSQSTLNDTEREGESQVTESLQVLTKESVADVEEQAAQSDADVKIPTLSHLPPDTKTASDAREVVPSEPPLNVDQMQVSENTEDDDPKKLDTKEMENLQKASMNKNENAHKNTADDGPQNALTNKIEKANESIDKPEKVNATKSGEFVLESQETAPILDETDEQIDKVKNELVNLLKNTLESEEQSLEDEDEEDVSEDIEELLEDENALHSTENTHEPKENPQPDGDELVVTQQSENITEQEENDEVHLPPEEPEYSDSVLRLTILRDHLKDEEMERMQKYFGLKNLFKIEAMFSDLDLEMKSARELKTDTEEIEQTLDQIMEASENSILDATEELFNERDRKAQEHGQEKEPEIYDVEATILDAFQEIVFSLRQKYSAASDSVPLVEDEQPASETDEKIDSEEVKGLDSNTEMIAPPETPEMHEEQNESELIQNSELNPNEDLSHSKDAGLEEDGGHFNRNKDAQIGFEDAEEIQKGPHAILEKPVDIGFHFEMDQSSGSLESPAVSDFHDTEANTDSSSSSTSDELWGLLLPVKEYLGVYGEILITALPEEWRPGPTFHGVPWEPVLVTVVVGTLTILMFFWRTVLAIKGRTYQLTEKQLRDKIQQLLSEKSDAVNKITELNDKIKEREERLKKSEKSLSSSQQEMKGLKNHQQKLQSQWEGMSGSISQLNQKIVDTQEENTNLNEKIAKMHQRIEKYQKTLKNYDEERAKVHVLMDEAKLREDALKAQVMSFEKENGALKEQKKSLLRDAKDWQEKHKKLSEEIRVYHKSQKELEDSLLHKENEIDVLSSCIAELNRLGAGDSAELQKEDAKMSNGEDDEKKMDTTRVRIKQMMDVSRIKATLSIVEDERNRYMESLLAEQKSRQELEEQYQKVMHDQMNLNNEKTHLENQFKNLQQRLEITTELYQQKENALQQKLTQEELERREKETKLSEVDSKALRSEEELRALKQKIKDIEEEMQQNERSLKSEVAVQEKKAHENWLKARASERALVEERRELANLRQKLVEYRDKISDMEQSLFKLNSGPPDRHMPPQRRGDSYGPSPVSGGAPSPPLMIEGPGRPPSAPVGRRGEPFGPRPPSDPHGRFSDLGHPLPSRPEMFPPMTSSPCAHDGPMQTAPVTETAEASEQVSSEPVEPLSKSQSQGSFLPSPIRDSPVPPPKSYGPPIMPPNGPPPMMIRPPNGHPPMMPPEPRFRPPHMDSYGPPPPIGPFGPVPPPFARGPPLGPLPPPPLGQRDIPPEFFGPRGLPPRSFPPGPLPPPGAMIPPPYAARGFPGPPPLMAQSSRDGDGNVAPANVPPTDGSHQNAGGSTMAEP; this is encoded by the exons ATGGCTGCAcgaaatgcatatttttattatgtttttacgCTTGTTCTTTACGCGTGTTTTCATAGAAGCAGCGCGGACCGGCGCTTCTCCGACCTGAAGCGATGCGCCGATGATGAATGTAGCA TGCTTCTCGGCAGAGGGAAGGCCGCTAAGGATTTCACAGGGCCGGACTGTCGGTTTCTTTCTTTCAAGAAAGGAGAGAcgatatatgtatattataaacTCTCAGGGCAGAGGTCAGACTTGTGGGCTGGAAGT GTTGGAAACCACTTTGGTTATTTCCCAAAGGACTATCTTAATATAAATCATGTATATACTGAAAAAGAATTGGAGGTGCCTACAGAG GAAACAGATTTTGTTTGCTTTGAGACGGGCCTTGATAAATTTGAAAGCTATGATATAGATGTGCTGTTGGGCAGCACATTGTTGATAGAAAGCGAGAATTCAACAGAGGAATCAAAAGAACCAGCTCAGAATGAAGATGAATCTCAACTGCCTTCTGAAACGGAGGCAGAATCAGCGGAGCTTCTTGAATCAGAGACAGTCGATTCAGAATCAACATCGCTTCTTGAATCAGAGTCAGTCGATTCAGAATCAACATTGCTTCTTGAATCAGAGACAGTCGATTCAGAATCAACATCGCTTCTTGAATCAGAGTCAGTCGATTCAGAATCAACATCGCTTCTTGAATCAGAGTCAGTCGATTCAGAATCAGCATCACTTCTTGAAGCAGAATCAGTAG GTTCAAAATCAACATCGCCTGTTGAATCAAAGTCAGTAGATTCAGAATCAACATTGCCTGTTGAATCAGAGTCAGTAGATTCAGAATCAACATTGCCTGTTGAATCAAAGTCAGTCAATTCAGAATCAACATTGCCTGCTGAATCAAAGTCAGTCAGTTCAGAATCAACATTGCCTGTTGAATCAAAGTCAGTCAGTTCAGAATCAACATTGCCTGTTGAATCAAAGTCAGTCCGTTCAGAATCAACATTGCCTGTTGAATCAGAGTCAGTAGATTCAGAATCAACATTGCCTGTTGAATCAAAGTCAGTAGATTCAGAATCAACATTGCCTGTTGAATCAAAGTCAGTCAGTTCAGAATCAACATTGCCTGTTGAATCAAAGTCAGTCCGTTCAGAATCAACATTGCCTGTTGAATCAGAGTCAGTAGATTCAGAATCAACATTGCCTGTTGAATCAAAGTCAGTAGATTCAGAATCAACATTGCCTGTTGAATCAAAGTTAGTAGATTCAGAATCACCATCACCTCTTGAATCAGAGTCAGTTGATTCAAAATCAACATCGCCTCTTGAATCAGAGTCAGTCGATTCAGAATCAACATTGCCTATTGAATCAAAGTCAGTCAATTCAGATTCTGTAAAATCTCCTGAAATAGAGACATTACATTCAAAATCTACTGAAGAGGACTCAGATATCTTGATATCAGATATCTTTCAGCCAAAGACTGACTCATTAAAACCAACATTGGAAACTAAAGATGCAGTAAAAGAAGAGATGGAAGATATTTCAATAAGCCAAGATGCCGATGTCATTTTAGAAGATGTAGAAACAGAGCCATCAGATTCTGATGCACTTGATACTGATTATTCTGAGCTTTTGCACAACCAAAGTGACTCTGATTTCGAGCCTCGGGAGCGCTCACAACTTCCCCTTGAAACACAAACAGCAGGTTTAGATGCAGTACATGAAGAACCTGCCAAAACAGAGCTAAACGATAAAGATATACCACTACAAACACCAGAGAAAACACTTGAGGATGAGAACAGCCAGTCGACTTTGAATGATACGGAGCGTGAAGGGGAATCGCAAGTGACCGAATCCCTTCAAGTACTCACCAAAGAATCAGTTGCTGATGTCGAAGAACAAGCTGCACAAAGTGATGCTGATGTCAAAATCCCAACACTTTCTCATCTGCCACCAGACACTAAAACTGCTTCAGATGCACGTGAAGTCGTCCCATCTGAACCGCCATTAAATGTAGACCAGATGCAAGTAAGTGAAAACACTGAAGATGACGATCCAAAGAAGTTAGACacaaaagaaatggaaaacCTTCAGAAGGCCAGCATGAACAAGAATGAAAACGCACACAAAAACACTGCAGACGACGGTCCTCAGAATGCACTTACAAACAAGATCGAAAAAGCGAATGAATCCATTGACAAACCGGAGAAGGTAAATGCAACCAAAAGTGGGGAATTTGTTTTAGAAAGCCAAGAAACTGCACCTATACTTGACGAAACAGACGAACAGATTGATAAAGTGAAGAACGAACTTGTGAATCTACTGAAAAACACACTGGAATCAGAAGAACAAAGTCTTGAAGATGAAGACGAAGAGGACGTGAGCGAAGACATCGAAGAGCTTTTGGAGGATGAGAACGCTCTTCATTCTACAGAAAACACACATGAGCCTAAAGAAAATCCTCAACCTGACGGCGATGAATTGGTTGTTACCCAACAAAGCGAAAACATCACAGAACAAGAGGAAAACGATGAGGTTCATCTTCCTCCCGAAGAGCCTGAATACAGCGACAGCGTACTGAGACTCACAATTTTACGAGATCACTTGAAGGACGAGGAAATGGAGCGCATGCAGAAGTATTTCGGACTGAAGAACCTGTTTAAGATCGAAGCCATGTTTTCTGACCTAGATCTGGAGATGAAGTCTGCGAGAGAGCTGAAGACGGATACGGAGGAAATCGAGCAGACCCTAGACCAGATCATGGAGGCCTCAGAGAACTCCATTCTTGATGCGACGGAAGAATTATTTAATGAAAGAGACCGGAAAGCTCAGGAACATGGACAGGAGAAGGAGCCAGAAATATATGATGTTGAGGCTACAATCTTAGACGCTTTTCAGGAGATTGTTTTCTCTTTACGACAGAAATATTCAGCCGCCAGTGACAGCGTCCCGTTGGTCGAGGATGAACAACCTGCATCTGAAACGG ATGAGAAAATTGACTCTGAAGAGGTGAAGGGTTTGGACAGTAACACCGAAATGATCGCTCCACCTGAAACTCCTGAAATGCATGAGGAGCAAAATGAATCTGAACTGATTCAGAATTCTGAATTAAATCCGAATGAAGATTTGTCCCACAGTAAAGACGCAGGTCTTGAGGAGGACGGAGGCCATTTCAACAGAAATAAAGATGCACAAATAGGGTTCGAGGACGCTGAGGAGATTCAAAAGGGGCCTCATGCTATTTTGGAGAAACCGGTGGACATCGGCTTTCACTTTGAAATGGATCAGTCTTCAg GTTCACTAGAGTCTCCAGCTGTCTCTGATTTCCATGACACTGAAGCAAACACTGATTCCTCCAGCTCCTCAACTTCAGATGAACTCTGGGGTTTACTGCTTCCCGTCAAAGAATATCTTGGGGTGTACGGAGAAATT CTGATCACTGCTCTTCCAGAGGAATGGCGACCGGGTCCCACTTTCCACGGAGTCCCCTGGGAGCCTGTGCTCGTCACAGTGGTTGTCGGGACCCTCACGATACTGATGTTCTTCTGGAGGACGGTGCTCGCT ATCAAAGGCAGAACCTATCAAT TAACAGAAAAGCAGCTCAGAGACAAGATCCAGCAGCTTCTCAGCGAGAAATCTGATGCTGTTAACAAGATCACAGAATTGAATGACAAG ATAAAAGAACGTGAAGAGCGGCTGAAAAAATCTGAGAAATCACTGAGTTCCAGCCAACAAGAAATGAAGGGGCTGAAG AATCATCAGCAGAAGCTCCAGAGTCAGTGGGAGGGGATGTCCGGGAGTATTTCACAGCTTAACCAAAAAATTGTGGACACACAGGAAGAAAATACAAATCTTAATGAGAAG ATTGCCAAAATGCACCAGAGAATCGAGAAATACCAGAAAACACTGAAGAACTACGACGAGGAGCGTGCAAAG GTTCATGTCCTCATGGATGAAGCTAAACTCAGAGAAGATGCTCTTAAGGCTCAGGTGATGTCCTTTGAGAAGGAAAACGGCGCTttaaaagagcagaagaaatCT CTCCTTCGTGATGCTAAAGACTGGCAGGAGAAGCACAAGAAACTGAGTGAGGAGATCAGAGTTTATCACAAATCCCAGAAAGAGCTGGAGGACTCGCTGCTGCACAAGGAAAATGAGATTGAT GTTTTGTCCAGCTGTATCGCAGAGCTCAACCGTCTGGGAGCCGGTGATTCTGCTGAACTCCAGAAAGAAGATGCTAAAATGTCTAATGGAGAAGATGATG AGAAGAAGATGGACACCACGAGAGTGCGGATCAAACAGATGATGGACGTCTCCAGG ATTAAAGCAACTCTCAGTATTGTTGAAGACGAGAGAAATCGCTACATGGAAAGTCTCCTCGCCGAACAGAAATCCAGACAGGAGCTGGAGG aGCAATATCAGAAGGTCATGCACGACCAGATGAATCTGAACAATGAGAAAACACATCTGGAGAACCAGTTCAAGAACCTGCAGCAAAGACTAGAAATCACCACTGAACTCTACCAGCAGAAAGAAAACGCCCTGCAACA GAAATTGACTCAGGAGGAGCTGGAGAGACGTGAGAAGGAGACGAAGCTGTCGGAGGTGGACAGTAAAGCTCTGCGGTCGGAAGAGGAGCTGAGAGCGCTTAAACAGAAGATCAAGGACATTGAGGAGGAGATGCAGCAGAACGAGCGCTCGCTGAAGTCTGAG GTGGCAGTCCAGGAAAAGAAAGCCCATGAGAACTGG TTGAAAGCGCGTGCTTCAGAACGAGCTCTGGTGGAGGAAAGAAGAGAGTTGGCCAACCTTCGTCAGAA GCTTGTGGAGTACAGAGATAAAATCTCAGACATGGAGCAAAGTCTGTTCAAACTCAACTCCGGACCCCCGGATCGCCACATGCCGCCACAGCGAAGAG GTGATTCGTACGGGCCGTCTCCTGTGAGTGGGGGGGCTCCCTCTCCTCCTCTAATGATAGAGGGTCCTGGACGCCCCCCCTCTGCACCTGTAGGGCGAAGGGGTGAACCGTTCG GTCCACGACCCCCGTCTGACCCTCACGGACGCTTCTCAGACCTTGGACACCCGCTGCCATCCCGACCAG AAATGTTTCCTCCGATGACATCATCTCCATGTGCACATGACGGACCAATG CAGACCGCTCCAGTCACAGAGACGGCCGAGGCCTCAGAGCAGGTCTCGTCTGAGCCTGTAGAGCCC CTCTCCAAGTCTCAGAGTCAGggatccttccttccttctccCATACGGGATTCTCCGGTTCCGCCTCCCAAGTCTTACGGACCCCCAATCATGCCGCCCAATGGGCCGCCGCCAATGATGATCCGACCGCCCAATGGCCACCCTCCCATGATGCCCCCTGAGCCTCGCTTTAGACCGCCACACATGGATTCTTACGGCCCTCCTCCTCCGATTGGCCCGTTTGGACCTGTACCGCCCCCTTTTG CACGAGGCCCACCGTTGGGACCACTGCCTCCACCACCACTCGGACAGCGCGACATCCCGCCTGAATTTTTCGGACCTCGCGGGCTTCCCCCTCGTTCCTTCCCTCCCGGGCCTCTGCCGCCCCCTGGAGCAATGATTCCACCTCCATACGCCGCACGCGGTTTCCCGGGACCCCCTCCGCTGATGGCTCAGAGCTCCAGAGACGGTGACGGGAACGTCGCACCAGCTAACGTCCCGCCAACGGACGGCTCCCATCAGAACGCGGGCGGCTCCACAATGGCTGAGCCTTGA